GCATCTTAATTCTAATTATAAGTTATAACTCTTTTTCTAAAGAGCTTGGTCAAACGAGCCAATTCGATACCCTAGAGTTTCAATGCATTCAAAAAATCTTGGAACATAATTACACTAAGGCCAACTACCCCAACCTTCTTACTAATACAAAGCACCCTCTCTACTATAGCTTCTTAAAAGAAATAGACAAATTCTGCTTCTGTCAAAGCTCACACCAAAGAAAAGATCAACTGGAAAAGAAACAAGATTTTTTCAATTGGAGTTTTAAAGATAAGAAGATTGCTTTTGAAAAAGAAGACCAGTGTATGGCAGAAAACTTCTCTTCACATGCAATACATACATTCTACGTAATCTCTATTGATACGAGGATTAAACATCATCTCTCACTTAGGCTAAAACACAGATTGCCAAGCTCATCTCATTTCATTGCTTCAGAAGAATCAATCCAAGAGAAACTATCCTGCCTAGAAGAGAAGATAATAAAACGATGCTCAAAAGTAAAAAGTCTAAGGACAACGTATAAGTGTATAGAAAATATTACTAATCTTCATAAGAGCTTCAAAGAAATTGAAGCCCAATGTCCAGAGTTCCAGCAAGAGTTCAATATCGCAGAATCGAAAAGGTTAATCTAGCTTACCTTCTAGCAATCTGGAGAATCTTTTAGTCGTTTCGATACGACTAAAAACGATTTTGAGAACCGCAGTAATCGGAACAGCTAAGAACATTCCCGGAATCCCCCAAACGAGACCCCAAAAAAGTAAAAATAATAGAATAGCTATTGGATGAAGTCCTAAATTCTCGCCCATTAGTTTTGGTTCGATAACATTACCAATAATAAATTGAATTAAAAATGAAGCAAGAAGGATAATCGCCATTTTTAGACCAAAGCCAAATTGCAAAATGAGAACAGGCACAGGTAATAAAGTTGCGATAATCGACCCGACACTTGGAATAAAATTAAGCAAAAATGTTAAAACAGCAAACATAAAAGCGAGTTCAACACTAAAGCCGAAGAATAATATTGCGATAAGGAGAGCTGTTATAAAAGAAACTGTAAACTTAGTCGCAACATACTTTGAGACTTTATACTGAACCTGCTGGAGTGTAACGTTTTGAATTTCACTCGTCGCTCCCCCTCCAATAAGAAAGAGAACCATAATCATAATTAATATAGCGTTTGAAATGAAGGATACTAGCTGCCCCGTAAGTTTCTTAAAAATTGAAAATATTGGCAATTCACGAAAGCTCTCTCTAATTCGTTCACCATTAAGTTCGATTCCATAATCGTTTAACAAGCTCACCGACCCTTCAACCGTTTGAGTAAATCGCTCTTGATACTCATCAATACCGTTTATAAAAGTATTTAAACTCTTCACAACTAGTAGACTTACAAAAAAGGAACCTACAAGGAAAATCGCCATTGTTAATATCACTGAGATTGAGCGAGGTATTTTTAATTTTTTCTGAAACCAATCAATAACTGGTCCGGAAACCGAAAAAATAAATAATGAAATAACAAATGGAATTAGTACTGTTTTTGTATAAATTAGTGCAACCGTAATCGCAATAAAAGTCAAAATCACAATACAGGTATTATTAATTCTTTCGTACGTGTCTTTCATAAAATCTCCTCTGAGCTAAGAGTCTAACCATATATTGTTTTAAATTCAATTTTATTTTAAACATTATCAATAACTTAGATAATCAAGATAAAGGTTTTATACCCTTATTCCGATGAGCTAAGCTATGAAAAAGACACTAATTACAATCATATTACTCTCCCTTTGCTCATGTTCAACATTTAATAAACATAGTCAGATTTTTGATACCGTATCTTCACAAAAGAGAGATCCAGCGAGCATCAATTCTCCAGAAGAAGGCTGTAATAGAATAATCAAAGACTTTATAAGTGCAGACTACAATAAGAACCTTCTCAAAGCATTAGAAGACAAAGAACTAGTCAAGCGATCTTCGAAAAAGATGCAAATCAAATTACCAAAAGATGGATGGTGGACGAGACTTAAAGATTCATGGACACATACTTTTAAAAACTGGAACGATAATAAGTTTGTCTCGCTCTATATGTTTGATGAAGATGAGACCGTCGCAAGCGCTGCTGTCTATAACAAAATTTTAAAGAAGACATTTGATGGCAGTGAACTTAGCGAAGATGAACAAATTGTATTAAAGAACGTTGATAAATGGACCAGTGACTTCACTAATTACAAACAACAATTAGACAATCTAATAAATGAAAGAATCTCTATCGCTTACAATTTGGACATCTTAAAAAGATATTCTTTTGAAGGTGAAAGGGCCGAAGTTGAACTCTCTTTTGTTAAAGATGGAAAAGAGGTCATGGAAAAAATGGTCTTTTATAGATCGGACAAAAACCTCCAGTACTATATGAAACAACTGGACAAGCGTATAACTCAGCTTGATGGCGGTATCTTTGACTGGTGGTTTGATGAAGGAATTATAAAGCAGAGAATTATTCAACAGGCAATGCTAAAAGATAAAGTCACAATTGTGCACAGAGAACTAGAGTACTTCATACAAAACACAGAGTCTCTGGATGTAGAGGTTCGTCGCCAGCTAGAAAGCAAGCTATCTGAACTCACAGCGATGCTCGAAGAGTTTGACTTTAAACCTTCTCAATACGGTATTAATAAAGTAACGAATAAGGCCCTTAAAAAGGAATTATGGTCACTACCAAAAACAGTAAAAGGATATAAGAAACTACAAGATGGTAAGAAAGTTATGAATGAACTATTGAGCGATCAGGACAAGGATCGACTTAAGTTCTTTACTAATGGCCATGCTAGAGTTTTTCAAGGAACGGCTTTAGGTGCACTTCTATCAGGTTCAGGTGCATCAATATGGATAGGCGTTAAGGAATACTTTGTCTGGGATGAAAATAAGAAATATGAATGTGTGAAAATGAAAAAAGAAGAAGAGTTCTTGAACTGTATTCAAGAATATATAGAAAAGAAGTATCCAATAATTTTCCAAGCGGCAATCCTAAGTGGAGACTTCAATCCATTTGACTATGATAATATTCCAGAGGACGAAAAAGATAAATACAAAGAAGAACTTGAACATATAAAAAGGCTTCGAGTTACGTTTAATATACTTGAACAACGTAAGAAGAAAACTAAAGAAGATCTAAGAAACTCTATTCGCCTCATGTATGATTCAATTGTAATTGACGAAGCTGAGCTTCATTCTTGCGCAAGAGTAACAGTGGAACTTTTCCCAGGCTGTATGATTGACTATTTAAGAGGAAAGTTCCCTGGCGTATTTGATATGTGGGACACTTCTAGTAGCGAAATGAAGACTGAAGGCATTAATATATTTGATTTTGATTCTATTCCTCAAAAGTATAAGAAGGACTATGAAAAAGAAGTAAAATCTATTACGTCTCAAAGAGCTACTTATGAAGACTTTCATAGCAATTTTGCTAAAGAGGCTGTCTTTCTACTGGAGTAGTCTTTTTAAGACTATTAGCAATGATTATGAGACCTATTATAATCATTGCTAAACATAGGAACTGCCCCAACGTTAAGAGTTCAAAGAATAGCCCTATTTGAGGGTCAGGATTTCTAAAAAATTCTACGAAGAATCTACCAATTCCATATAACACTAAAAAGATGCCAGAACTGAAGCCAACTCGACTTAATTTATTTCTAACAAAGATCTGCATTACTAAAAATATCAACAATCCCTCTAGAAGGGCTTCATAGATTTGCGATGGATGGCGAGGAATATTATCATAGAATTTTGGAAAAATGACCGCCCACGACACATCTGTTGCTCTTCCTGCAAGCTCTCCATTCATAAAATTGGCCATGCGTCCAAAGAAGATTCCTAGAGGTGCAAACAAGCAAATAGGGTCAGTGAGTTTGAAAAGAGAAACTCCTTCTTTTCTTGAGCATATAAGAGCATATAATCCAATACCAATAATAGCTCCATGAAAGCTCATTCCACCTTCCCAAAGAGCAAAAATTTTAGCGGGATGATTTAGATAATAAGATAAGTTATAAAAGAGTATATAGCCTACTCTTCCGCCTAGGATAAGAATGAGAAAACCCCGAGATAGAAAACTATGTATAAACTTATGCCCAAAAGTGACGTCCCCTTTTTTCTTTAGAGAGAAAAAACCAAAATAGACGCTGAAGAATCCGCAAATAT
The DNA window shown above is from Halobacteriovorax sp. HLS and carries:
- a CDS encoding AI-2E family transporter, whose amino-acid sequence is MKDTYERINNTCIVILTFIAITVALIYTKTVLIPFVISLFIFSVSGPVIDWFQKKLKIPRSISVILTMAIFLVGSFFVSLLVVKSLNTFINGIDEYQERFTQTVEGSVSLLNDYGIELNGERIRESFRELPIFSIFKKLTGQLVSFISNAILIMIMVLFLIGGGATSEIQNVTLQQVQYKVSKYVATKFTVSFITALLIAILFFGFSVELAFMFAVLTFLLNFIPSVGSIIATLLPVPVLILQFGFGLKMAIILLASFLIQFIIGNVIEPKLMGENLGLHPIAILLFLLFWGLVWGIPGMFLAVPITAVLKIVFSRIETTKRFSRLLEGKLD
- the lgt gene encoding prolipoprotein diacylglyceryl transferase codes for the protein MTYYVHDLNPMAISLGWFILPWYWLAYICGFFSVYFGFFSLKKKGDVTFGHKFIHSFLSRGFLILILGGRVGYILFYNLSYYLNHPAKIFALWEGGMSFHGAIIGIGLYALICSRKEGVSLFKLTDPICLFAPLGIFFGRMANFMNGELAGRATDVSWAVIFPKFYDNIPRHPSQIYEALLEGLLIFLVMQIFVRNKLSRVGFSSGIFLVLYGIGRFFVEFFRNPDPQIGLFFELLTLGQFLCLAMIIIGLIIIANSLKKTTPVERQPL